In Drosophila yakuba strain Tai18E2 chromosome 2R, Prin_Dyak_Tai18E2_2.1, whole genome shotgun sequence, a single genomic region encodes these proteins:
- the LOC6531896 gene encoding NTF2-related export protein, with protein sequence MNSDIKAKVESCARTADTFTRLYYASVDNRRHQIGRLYLDNATLSWNGNGATGRQMIESYFLELPTSNHQLNTLDAQPILDPAVANQLTYLIMAGGTVKFAHQPIRNFQQTFIVTAENDKWKVASDCYRLQEV encoded by the exons ATGAACAGC gatATTAAAGCCAAGGTCGAGAGCTGCGCACGTACTGCGGACACCTTTACGCGTCTGTACTACGCCTCTGTGGACAACCGACGCCAT CAAATAGGACGTCTCTATTTGGACAACGCCACCCTCAGCTGGAATGGAAATGGCGCCACCGGTCGCCAGATGATCGAGAGCTACTTCCTGGAGCTGCCCACCTCCAACCACCAGTTGAACACCCTGGACGCCCAGCCCATTCTCGATCCGGCTGTGGCCAACCAGCTGACCTACCTGATCATGGCCGGCGGCACCGTCAAGTTCGCCCATCAGCCGATACGCAACTTCCAGCAGACATTCATCGTGACCGCCGAGAACGACAAGTGGAAGGTGGCCTCCGATTGCTACCGACTGCAGGAGGTGTGA
- the LOC6531895 gene encoding gastrulation defective protein 1 homolog — translation MQRGKISFGKIQLNVNKAPAEPKSNETEREDAKVSTEAGGDGGGFKKMDKQQMIRQIEDVAEDLESQHLKEVMGISGFGRKAAKVFDINEQIEKARVTRPGMDKKKEEPKPEDDVKEGEEEEEVIGPLPPAVTTDKEKTTKEASKDEDSDDDDDSSDEDSDDEQSLAKRIPYTHEVQMQHGSRAVLALAGDPSGARLVSGSIDYDMCFWDFAGMDSGMRSFRQLQPCENHPIRSLQYSVTGDMILVISGNAQAKVLDRDGFEKLECCKGDQYISDMSRTKGHVAQLTSGCWHPFNREQFLTAALDGTLRIWQGLKSKEQVQVIKTRAQGGLRTNAASCNFNRDATLIAAGCVDGSIQTWDTRKMFVNTTHCVRDAHQKGSEITSIMFSYMGQQLATRSNDETMKLWDLRQFKQPLHTWTNLFSRYDTTDCCFSPDDRLLVTGESLPKGQAEANLYFYSTKSYEEVQRIPVSNAHVVKTLWHPKLNQLFVSCGNGTIKCYYDEQRSIRGAKLCVVKTHRKRQPMEMVGVSQIITPHALPLFRQEKSRTSRKRMEKARMDPVKSQRPDLPITSGQGGRVASSGGTLSSYVIRNLGLSKRVDDDQDPREAILKYAKDAAENPYWIAPAYKQTQPKAIFSEKLPADEPATKKPKTEADK, via the coding sequence ATGCAACGCGGTAAAATTTCCTTCGGGAAAATCCAACTGAATGTAAACAAGGCGCCCGCAGAGCCTAAATCCAATGAAACCGAGAGGGAAGATGCAAAGGTGTCCACTGAAGCCGGCGGAGATGGCGGAGGATTCAAGAAAATGGACAAGCAGCAGATGATTCGGCAGATCGAGGATGTGGCCGAGGATCTGGAGAGTCAGCACCTCAAGGAAGTGATGGGCATCAGCGGGTTCGGTCGCAAGGCAGCCAAGGTGTTCGACATCAACGAGCAGATCGAAAAGGCGAGAGTAACCCGCCCGGGAATGGACAAGAAAAAGGAGGAGCCCAAACCGGAAGATGATGTTAAGGAAGgcgaggaagaggaggaagTCATAGGTCCCTTACCACCAGCTGTGACCACAGACAAGGAGAAAACCACAAAGGAAGCGTCCAAAGACGAAGACtctgatgacgatgatgattcTTCCGATGAAGATTCAGATGACGAACAAAGCCTTGCAAAACGCATACCTTACACCCACGAGGTGCAGATGCAGCACGGTTCCCGAGCTGTCCTTGCCCTGGCTGGCGATCCCTCGGGTGCCCGCTTGGTCTCCGGTTCCATAGACTACGACATGTGCTTCTGGGACTTTGCCGGCATGGACTCGGGCATGCGAAGCTTCCGGCAGCTACAGCCGTGCGAAAACCATCCCATACGCTCTCTCCAATACTCCGTGACCGGCGACATGATTCTGGTCATCTCAGGAAACGCCCAGGCCAAGGTCCTGGACCGCGATGGATTCGAGAAACTGGAGTGCTGCAAGGGCGATCAGTATATCTCGGACATGTCCCGCACCAAGGGTCACGTGGCACAGTTGACCTCCGGCTGCTGGCATCCATTTAACAGGGAGCAGTTCCTGACCGCAGCTCTGGACGGGACTCTGCGCATCTGGCAGGGATTGAAGTCCAAGGAGCAGGTGCAGGTGATCAAGACAAGGGCACAGGGAGGCCTCCGCACCAACGCAGCATCGTGTAACTTCAACAGGGACGCCACACTCATAGCAGCGGGATGTGTGGATGGTTCTATTCAGACCTGGGACACGCGCAAGATGTTTGTGAACACCACGCACTGCGTCAGGGATGCGCATCAGAAGGGCTCAGAGATCACCTCCATTATGTTCTCGTACATGGGTCAGCAGTTGGCCACTCGCAGCAACGACGAGACCATGAAGCTTTGGGATCTGCGGCAGTTCAAACAGCCGCTACATACCTGGACGAATCTGTTCTCCCGCTACGATACAACAGATTGCTGCTTCAGTCCGGACGACCGGCTGCTGGTCACCGGAGAATCGCTGCCCAAGGGCCAGGCCGAAGCGAATCTATATTTCTACAGTACTAAGAGTTACGAGGAAGTGCAGCGGATTCCCGTGTCCAACGCGCACGTGGTGAAAACCCTTTGGCACCCAAAACTCAACCAACTGTTCGTGAGCTGTGGAAACGGAACCATTAAGTGCTATTACGATGAGCAGCGCAGCATCCGGGGCGCCAAGTTGTGCGTTGTAAAGACGCATCGCAAGAGACAGCCCATGGAGATGGTGGGAGTCTCTCAGATCATTACGCCGCACGCCCTACCCTTGTTCAGGCAGGAGAAGTCCCGCACCTCGCGCAAGCGAATGGAGAAGGCCCGCATGGATCCCGTCAAGTCCCAGCGACCGGACCTGCCCATCACCAGCGGTCAGGGTGGCCGCGTGGCCAGCTCCGGCGGCACTCTCTCCTCCTATGTCATCCGTAATCTTGGCCTGAGCAAGCGGGTGGACGACGACCAGGATCCCAGGGAAGCCATCTTGAAGTACGCCAAGGACGCAGCCGAGAATCCCTACTGGATAGCTCCGGCCTACAAGCAGACGCAGCCAAAGGCCATCTTCTCCGAGAAACTGCCCGCCGACGAGCCGGCCACCAAGAAGCCCAAGACAGAGGCGGACAAATAG